The Neodiprion fabricii isolate iyNeoFabr1 chromosome 4, iyNeoFabr1.1, whole genome shotgun sequence genome window below encodes:
- the LOC124180257 gene encoding activated Cdc42 kinase-like isoform X8, translating into MDSQTGMSRHTGPGLYEFLMEAELQQYYPGIRGDLKVQTTAQLKYVTEEDLNAIGMSKPEMRRLKKYFQKHFPQNYLSKFKKMLLPKREEQTSSTLGVLPEERQDRPPIRVPNKHMIPADAIIVNKELGTGEFGVVQQGVWTNDGERIQVAIKCLSRERMQNNPIEFLKEAAIMHAIDHEHIVRLYGVVLDTNSLMLVTELAPLRSLLECLKEPSLRASFPVLSLCDFAIQISDGMQYLEAKRLIHRDLAARNILVFSKNKVKISDFGLSRALGVGKDYYQTNFNVNLKLPIAWCAPECISYLKFTSASDVWAYGVTLWEMFSYGFQPWAALTGQQILEAIDEPNFQRLEQPECCPKDYFLLMEQCWQHEPAKRPKFSELTHLLPDLKPEQVQAVQDSTEESQLVFRQGDVLTVLDKGTLSGNANWKGVLANGKTGFFNPAHTIAYLGSNLPSNKMGEFTRGDGKNAFSSQRKKIRPDMISSPQGDLKHTGHVGLDGAYFGDVSFLGGKYPHLPRQVVNPYKPHEDVTDSYGQITEEGSGSELARNSARDSRDIQHFHADMIHSKRVLMFPDNPWSDTASDISHLGTPVAGTGKAPSVTSGTTDVLSLAGLDHEYHEISDEESHDSPLRFDKPLNFDFGPSLLDEMDQMFRSLGSSPPPPPPPPPPPAHPLPSEHDSSNVRNELREIQSRQSGKKKQATVSPINVKPISAADQRTLYSAIAMAQELTARSMTDLEHPPESPRTPVSPSRRRKFSFKLPHQHSPKPDRRHFAEEAASIPDIQATLSDEAKEVYNSLVETPVVDTATDANPLRMLRSGLPIVRQTRSRGNKHHATMGHHPAHSLSEENSTNHNSLQFDLLHHSGAKTLPKIRGPPPSVQPPPVPTTAAVSANRTIGRHYSVSEIENNRNRSNVEENPIPLPPRDRSKTWQPKSSLARHQRKHPLIIPGGGVTRTLAKVAAVTTPPCDEDHVDGSKIFQLQNAPVIVTEHRNLVCNVQEDIDHLLAPAPANSPEEFEQRIDSELAALDSLPFEENKLQRYSVISEDLLEFSDNLIDCDSAEVDPVGVKNVSLDSAEDSLISFPPLSTGKSESPIEGSTVIPVPVTPIEPITSSIDRVTETGWAAGVHSSAGVGRCTTTARIGKKNHAVQDSSLLVFSEPIISGELISSDSGNAVNSENSVNAVNSHRKISQERSSASSSSSSSVTRTSDLSRQSDHVSCEDLLEFACDGPNVRRTRGPRNGEQSDEVRIMMKVLHEQSTPESCVEALNVSDWDVLAAIKLERLQGLLRKENNFVRLEDCKVMLGQCGGDVVKAAALLRTTEDTAAV; encoded by the exons ATTCCCAGACTGGTATGTCTCGCCATACCGGGCCAGGGCTGTACGAATTCCTAATGGAAGCTGAGCTGCAACAGTATTATCCAGGAATCAGAG GGGATTTAAAAGTTCAGACAACTGCACAGCTCAAGTATGTGACCGAAGAAGACTTGAACGCAATCGGAATGAGTAAGCCGGAGATGCGCAGACTTAAAAAGTATTTCCAGAAGCATTTCccacaaaattatttatccaaATTCAAGAAAATGCTACTGCCTAAACGCGAGGAACAGACATCCAGCACATTGGGTGTGCTGCCTGAAGAGAGACAAGACCGACCTCCGATCCGTGTTCCAAACAAGCACATGATACCTGCGGATGCAATAATTGTAAACAAGGAACTGGGGACCGGAGAATTTGGTGTAGTTCAGCAAGGAGTGTGGACAAACGATGGAGAGAGGATCCAAGTAGCAATAAAATGTCTCTCCAGAGAAAGAATGCAAAACAATCCGATTGAGTTTTTGAAAGAAGCAGCCATCATGCATGCCATAGATCATGAGCACATTGTCCGACTGTACGGCGTAGTTTTGGACACGAATTCTCTAATGCTTGTTACTGAACTGGCGCCACTTCGTTCCCTGCTAGAATGTTTAAAGGAACCGAGCCTCAGAGCAAGTTTCCCAGTTCTATCGTTGTGCGACTTTGCAATTCAAATATCAGACGGCATGCAGTATCTGGAAGCCAAGCGGCTTATACACAGGGACTTGGCAGCCAGAAATATCCTTGTCTTTTCTAAAAATAAGGTAAAAATATCGGACTTTGGTCTCTCCAGGGCACTGGGTGTTGGTAAGGACTATTACCAAACTAACTTCAATGTTAACTTGAAGCTCCCAATTGCGTGGTGTGCTCCCGAGTGTATTTCATACTTGAAATTCACCTCAGCCAGTGATGTGTGGGCCTATGGTGTAACCCTCTGGGAGATGTTCAGCTATGGTTTTCAGCCGTGGGCTGCTCTCACTGGCCAACAGATTCTCGAGGCAATTGACGAGCCAAACTTCCAAAGACTAGAACAGCCCGAGTGCTGCCCAAAAGACTATTTCTTATTAATGGAGCAGTGCTGGCAGCATGAACCTGCAAAGCGACCAAAATTTTCCGAGCTCACACATTTACTGCCGGACCTCAAGCCTGAACAAGTGCAAGCAGTTCAGGATAGTACTGAAGAAAGCCAGCTGGTTTTTCGGCAAGGAGACGTGCTCACAGTTCTGGATAAAGGGACATTGTCGGGCAACGCCAATTGGAAAGGAGTTCTAGCTAATGGAAAAACGGGCTTCTTTAATCCGGCACATACAATAGCTTATCTGGGATCAAACTTGCCAAGTAATAAAATGGGGGAGTTCACACGGGGTGATGGCAAGAATGCGTTTTCCTCTCAGCGCAAGAAGATACGGCCAGACATGATATCCTCGCCTCAAGGCGATCTCAAGCACACTGGACATGTAGGGCTGGACGGAGCTTATTTTGGGGATGTTAGCTTTCTTGGAGGAAAGTATCCTCATCTTCCTAGGCAAGTTGTCAATCCGTACAAACCCCACGAAGATGTTACGGACAGCTATGGCCAAATCACTGAAGAAGGAAGTGGGTCTGAACTGGCGAGGAACTCGGCAAGGGATAGCAGGGACATTCAACATTTCCATGCGGATATGATTCATAGTAAGCGCG TTCTGATGTTCCCAGACAATCCATGGTCGGATACCGCTTCTGATATTTCTCATCTTGGGACCCCGGTAGCGGGTACAGGCAAGGCGCCATCTGTGACTAGTGGGACGACTGATGTGCTGAGCTTAGCTGGGCTGGACCATGAATACCATGAGATTAGCGATGAAGAAAGTCACGACAGTCCTCTAAGATTTGACAAGCCACTTAATTTCGACTTTGGACCAAGTTTGCTGGATGAAATGGACCAGATGTTTAGATCCTTgg GCTCTtctccaccaccaccaccaccaccaccaccacctccaGCTCATCCATTGCCAAGTGAACACGATTCAAGTAACGTAAGAAACGAACTTCGAGAAATTCAGTCAAGGCaaagtggcaaaaaaaaacaggccACCGTGAGTCCTATAAAT GTGAAACCAATATCAGCAGCGGACCAAAGAACTCTATACTCCGCAATAGCAATGGCACAGGAATTGACTGCTCGCTCAATGACTGATCTTGAACATCCACCCGAATCTCCAAGAACGCCGGTCAGCCCTTCAAGACGCAGAaagttttcattcaaattaccGCATCAGCACAGCCCAAAGCCTGACCGGCGACACTTTGCAGAGGAGGCTGCCAGTATTCCAGACATACAG GCGACACTTTCGGACGAGGCGAAAGAAGTTTACAACAGCTTGGTCGAGACTCCTGTCGTAGACACTGCAACGGATGCTAATCCATTACGAATGCTTCGCTCGGGATTACCGATAGTGCGGCAAACCAGATCTCGAGGAAACAAACACCATGCTACTATGGGTCACCATCCCGCTCACTCCTTATCTGAGGAAAACTCGACTAACCATAACAGTCTTCAGTTTGACCTTCTGCACCACAGTGGTGCGAAAACATTGCCCAAAATTCGTGGCCCGCCGCCCTCTGTACAACCACCTCCAGTACCCACAACAGCAGCTGTGTCGGCAAACAGGACTATTGGCAGGCATTATTCTGTATCAGAGATAGAAAATAACCGCAATAGAAGCAATGTTGAGGAAAATCCGATACCATTGCCGCCAAGAGATCGATCAAAAACGTGGCAGCCAAAGTCCAGTCTTGCTAGGCATCAAAGGAAGCACCCATTGATTATTCCTGGTGGCGGAGTTACTAGAACACTTGCTAAGGTTGCCGCAGTTACAACACCACCCTGTGATGAGGACCATGTTGatggttcaaaaattttccagctGCAAAATGCACCTGTCATTGTAACTGAGCACAGGAATTTGGTCTGTAACGTTCAGGAAGATATCGATCATTTGCTTGCCCCTGCCCCTGCTAATAG cCCTGAGGAATTCGAACAGCGGATCGACTCTGAATTAGCAGCTTTAGATTCTCTACCTTTCGAGGAAAACAAGCTGCAACGCTACAGTGTCATTTCCGAGGACCTTCTAGAATTTTCCGATAATTTGATCGACTGCGATTCTGCTGAAGTTGACCCTGTGGGAGTAAAAAACGTCAGCCTTGATTCTGCAGAGGATTCCTTGATCTCCTTCCCGCCATTGAGTACTGGAAAATCAGAGTCACCAATCGAAGGATCTACAGTTATCCCAGTTCCAGTTACCCCAATTGAACCGATTACTTCTTCCATAGATAGGGTGACCGAGACTGGATGGGCTGCTGGAGTTCATTCAAGCGCAGGTGTGGGACGATGTACCACCACGGCCAGGATAGGAAAGAAGAATCATGCGGTGCAGGACAGTAGTTTGCTCGTGTTTTCCGAGCCTATAATAAGCGGAGAATTGATTAGCAGTGATTCTGGGAACGCAGTAAATTCTGAAAACTCTGTAAATGCTGTAAACTCCCATCGAAAGATTTCGCAAGAGAGATCGTCGGCGtcttcctcctcatcctcttcCGTCACAAGGACCAGCGATCTCTCGCGTCAGTCTGATCACGTATCGTGCGAAGATTTGTTGGAATTTGCGTGCGACGGTCCAAACGTTCGCCGAACACGGGGACCTCGCAACGGAGAGCAATCGGATGAGGTCAGAATAATGATGAAAGTGTTACACGAACAATCAACACCCGAGTCATGCGTCGAGGCATTGAACGTGTCAGATTGGGATGTTCTAGCAGCTATAAAGCTCGAAAGACTCCAAGGGTTACTCAGAAAGGAGAACAACTTTGTCAGGCTCGAAGATTGCAAAGTTATGTTGGGTCAGTGTGGCGGCGATGTTGTAAAAGCTGCGGCTTTGCTTAGAACTACAGAAGATACCGCTGCTGTTTGA
- the LOC124180257 gene encoding uncharacterized protein LOC124180257 isoform X7 has translation MDSQTGMSRHTGPGLYEFLMEAELQQYYPGIRGDLKVQTTAQLKYVTEEDLNAIGMSKPEMRRLKKYFQKHFPQNYLSKFKKMLLPKREEQTSSTLGVLPEERQDRPPIRVPNKHMIPADAIIVNKELGTGEFGVVQQGVWTNDGERIQVAIKCLSRERMQNNPIEFLKEAAIMHAIDHEHIVRLYGVVLDTNSLMLVTELAPLRSLLECLKEPSLRASFPVLSLCDFAIQISDGMQYLEAKRLIHRDLAARNILVFSKNKVKISDFGLSRALGVGKDYYQTNFNVNLKLPIAWCAPECISYLKFTSASDVWAYGVTLWEMFSYGFQPWAALTGQQILEAIDEPNFQRLEQPECCPKDYFLLMEQCWQHEPAKRPKFSELTHLLPDLKPEQVQAVQDSTEESQLVFRQGDVLTVLDKGTLSGNANWKGVLANGKTGFFNPAHTIAYLGSNLPSNKMGEFTRGDGKNAFSSQRKKIRPDMISSPQGDLKHTGHVGLDGAYFGDVSFLGGKYPHLPRQVVNPYKPHEDVTDSYGQITEEGSGSELARNSARDSRDIQHFHADMIHSKRVLMFPDNPWSDTASDISHLGTPVAGTGKAPSVTSGTTDVLSLAGLDHEYHEISDEESHDSPLRFDKPLNFDFGPSLLDEMDQMFRSLGSSPPPPPPPPPPPAHPLPSEHDSSNVKPISAADQRTLYSAIAMAQELTARSMTDLEHPPESPRTPVSPSRRRKFSFKLPHQHSPKPDRRHFAEEAASIPDIQWLCSSLQSLSSTVSSIESLGAPSTLKLPLWDKASAEFCFAKSRELLTKPSAWTSYMEMDFETRTLDDNSSAKETLVRSNEYSENENGNGNVNGGRTLTKSTAEPDTKLNITQNGQTAVYNMENANFHFARQPKRVSASYVDRYFELPKYFDDGGSGSGSFDHGYDKKLCYQEDTAKNYDKMLSLEEKECNKFYDNFKNNIAANDKFGLIPRDKITNRDPMYREMINSETRPDELKNLDIPMDKVGRFEMSLEKLNNFEQHGTRPKISTVCTMERNKKFDPQKQLTSGIVGLATKNSSVGTKTIYSSDDSIGNNLNLLLDNPRVADAGDAIERNLNGRESHLPFVISSNPVFIAEPEKKDSPLYDSSESLRANFQRFRRKSDAEANNQTELSSRLFAAKYQREVSGLESVKNYLDSRKGQGFNLGLGKLTQNMIQLGKNIAHNTRHFENSVRKRPEDFDKKNGHDFKPPSLNIPLDRSNLDLNIPVQNLNPRVVTKPGLRSNIQKLQQPSDPNNFQQHILEPPKLYQNDESSHFYRHRTSSLSDNRKVTLGKNQRRSFHPKNESSEDSDSVSRSETDIRSRFRYKRRHKKMSVTKGAGAGPPHSLRLNFNTGKKGNQFLHPDSARGFSSADQCGKSPPPSTSFLNSLSPPFSSRNNLLSWPESAPSSSLTFTSNSDLESDTSSEYPEFTNDLPNFPPSPAP, from the exons ATTCCCAGACTGGTATGTCTCGCCATACCGGGCCAGGGCTGTACGAATTCCTAATGGAAGCTGAGCTGCAACAGTATTATCCAGGAATCAGAG GGGATTTAAAAGTTCAGACAACTGCACAGCTCAAGTATGTGACCGAAGAAGACTTGAACGCAATCGGAATGAGTAAGCCGGAGATGCGCAGACTTAAAAAGTATTTCCAGAAGCATTTCccacaaaattatttatccaaATTCAAGAAAATGCTACTGCCTAAACGCGAGGAACAGACATCCAGCACATTGGGTGTGCTGCCTGAAGAGAGACAAGACCGACCTCCGATCCGTGTTCCAAACAAGCACATGATACCTGCGGATGCAATAATTGTAAACAAGGAACTGGGGACCGGAGAATTTGGTGTAGTTCAGCAAGGAGTGTGGACAAACGATGGAGAGAGGATCCAAGTAGCAATAAAATGTCTCTCCAGAGAAAGAATGCAAAACAATCCGATTGAGTTTTTGAAAGAAGCAGCCATCATGCATGCCATAGATCATGAGCACATTGTCCGACTGTACGGCGTAGTTTTGGACACGAATTCTCTAATGCTTGTTACTGAACTGGCGCCACTTCGTTCCCTGCTAGAATGTTTAAAGGAACCGAGCCTCAGAGCAAGTTTCCCAGTTCTATCGTTGTGCGACTTTGCAATTCAAATATCAGACGGCATGCAGTATCTGGAAGCCAAGCGGCTTATACACAGGGACTTGGCAGCCAGAAATATCCTTGTCTTTTCTAAAAATAAGGTAAAAATATCGGACTTTGGTCTCTCCAGGGCACTGGGTGTTGGTAAGGACTATTACCAAACTAACTTCAATGTTAACTTGAAGCTCCCAATTGCGTGGTGTGCTCCCGAGTGTATTTCATACTTGAAATTCACCTCAGCCAGTGATGTGTGGGCCTATGGTGTAACCCTCTGGGAGATGTTCAGCTATGGTTTTCAGCCGTGGGCTGCTCTCACTGGCCAACAGATTCTCGAGGCAATTGACGAGCCAAACTTCCAAAGACTAGAACAGCCCGAGTGCTGCCCAAAAGACTATTTCTTATTAATGGAGCAGTGCTGGCAGCATGAACCTGCAAAGCGACCAAAATTTTCCGAGCTCACACATTTACTGCCGGACCTCAAGCCTGAACAAGTGCAAGCAGTTCAGGATAGTACTGAAGAAAGCCAGCTGGTTTTTCGGCAAGGAGACGTGCTCACAGTTCTGGATAAAGGGACATTGTCGGGCAACGCCAATTGGAAAGGAGTTCTAGCTAATGGAAAAACGGGCTTCTTTAATCCGGCACATACAATAGCTTATCTGGGATCAAACTTGCCAAGTAATAAAATGGGGGAGTTCACACGGGGTGATGGCAAGAATGCGTTTTCCTCTCAGCGCAAGAAGATACGGCCAGACATGATATCCTCGCCTCAAGGCGATCTCAAGCACACTGGACATGTAGGGCTGGACGGAGCTTATTTTGGGGATGTTAGCTTTCTTGGAGGAAAGTATCCTCATCTTCCTAGGCAAGTTGTCAATCCGTACAAACCCCACGAAGATGTTACGGACAGCTATGGCCAAATCACTGAAGAAGGAAGTGGGTCTGAACTGGCGAGGAACTCGGCAAGGGATAGCAGGGACATTCAACATTTCCATGCGGATATGATTCATAGTAAGCGCG TTCTGATGTTCCCAGACAATCCATGGTCGGATACCGCTTCTGATATTTCTCATCTTGGGACCCCGGTAGCGGGTACAGGCAAGGCGCCATCTGTGACTAGTGGGACGACTGATGTGCTGAGCTTAGCTGGGCTGGACCATGAATACCATGAGATTAGCGATGAAGAAAGTCACGACAGTCCTCTAAGATTTGACAAGCCACTTAATTTCGACTTTGGACCAAGTTTGCTGGATGAAATGGACCAGATGTTTAGATCCTTgg GCTCTtctccaccaccaccaccaccaccaccaccacctccaGCTCATCCATTGCCAAGTGAACACGATTCAAGTAAC GTGAAACCAATATCAGCAGCGGACCAAAGAACTCTATACTCCGCAATAGCAATGGCACAGGAATTGACTGCTCGCTCAATGACTGATCTTGAACATCCACCCGAATCTCCAAGAACGCCGGTCAGCCCTTCAAGACGCAGAaagttttcattcaaattaccGCATCAGCACAGCCCAAAGCCTGACCGGCGACACTTTGCAGAGGAGGCTGCCAGTATTCCAGACATACAG TGGTTATGCTCGAGTCTCCAGTCTCTTTCGTCAACTGTTTCAAGCATAGAATCATTAGGGGCTCCATCAACGCTGAAGCTCCCATTGTGGGATAAGGCCTCGGCAGAATTTTGCTTTGCCAAGTCAAGAGAACTCTTGACCAAACCAAGTGCCTGGACTTCATACATGGAAATGGACTTTGAAACCCGGACCTTGGATGATAACTCTTCTGCCAAAGAAACCCTAGTCAGATCAAATGAGtattccgaaaatgaaaacggGAATGGGAACGTTAATGGTGGACGTACCCTCACTAAAAGCACTGCTGAGCCAGATACCAAGCTTAATATAACGCAGAATGGCCAGACTGCTGTTTATAATATGGAAAAtgcgaattttcattttgctaGGCAACCAAAAAGAGTGTCTGCAAGCTATGTGGACCGTTACTTTGAATTACCTAAATACTTCGATGATGGAGGATCTGGTTCAGGATCGTTTGATCACGGGTATGACAAGAAACTCTGTTATCAAGAGGATACGGCAAAGAATTATGACAAGATGCTTAGCCTTGAGGAAAAGGAGTGCAACAAGTTTTAtgacaattttaaaaataatattgctgCTAACGATAAATTCGGCCTCATACCACGGGATAAAATAACCAACCGGGACCCTATGTACAGGGAAATGATAAATTCTGAAACACGACCTGACGAACTAAAGAACCTTGATATTCCGATGGACAAGGTTGGAAGGTTTGAAATGTCgctggaaaaattgaacaacttTGAACAACATGGTACAAGGCCCAAGATTTCGACCGTATGTACAATGGAACGTAACAAAAAGTTTGATCCCCAGAAGCAATTGACGTCCGGGATCGTTGGTCTGGCTACTAAAAACTCAAGTGTAGGAACCAAGACAATTTACAGCTCCGATGACAGCATCGGAAACAAtctcaatttacttttagacAATCCAAGAGTCGCCGATGCAGGAGATGCAATTGAACGGAATTTGAATGGCCGTGAGAGTCACTTACCATTTGTCATCTCGAGTAATCCCGTTTTCATAGCAGAGCCAGAAAAAAAGGACTCTCCATTATATGACAGCTCTGAGAGTTTGAGAGCAAATTTCCAGCGTTTCAGACGGAAATCAGATGCAGAGGCGAATAATCAGACCGAATTGAGCAGTCGACTTTTTGCTGCTAAGTATCAGCGAGAGGTTTCGGGTCTTGAAAGTGTAAAGAATTATTTGGACTCGAGAAAGGGTCAAGGTTTTAATTTGGGCCTTGGAAAACTGACGCAGAACATGATTCAGCTTGGCAAAAATATTGCACACAATACGCGTCATTTTGAGAATTCTGTACGAAAAAGACCTGaggatttcgataaaaaaaatggtcatGACTTTAAACCACCCAGCCTCAATATTCCTCTCGATCGTTCCAATCTGGACCTCAATATTCCTGTTCAAAACCTCAACCCACGTGTAGTCACAAAGCCAGGTCTACGGAGCAACATACAAAAGCTGCAGCAACCAAGCGATCCCaacaactttcaacaacataTATTGGAACCTCCAAAATTATATCAGAACGATGAATCGTCACACTTTTATCGTCACAGAACTTCGTCCCTATCTGATAACCGGAAGGTTACACTTGGAAAAAACCAGCGGAGATCGTTTCATCCCAAGAATGAATCTAGCGAAGATTCTGATTCGGTTTCACGGTCAGAGACAGATATAAGAAGCCGTTTCCGTTACAAACGCcgacataaaaaaatgtcggtaACAAAGGGTGCAGGCGCAGGTCCGCCACATAGCTTGCGGCTGAATTTCAATACTGGAAAAAAGGGAAACCAATTTTTACACCCTGACTCTGCAAGGGGCTTTTCTTCCGCTGATCAATGTGGCAAATCACCGCCACCGTCAACGAGCTTCCTAAATTCACTTTCACCTCCATTTTCTTCTAGAAATAATCTTTTGTCTTGGCCAGAAAGCGCACCGAGTTCCAGTCTCACTTTTACCAGCAATTCTGACCTAGAATCAGACACTAGCTCAGAATACCCGGAGTTTACAAATGATCTTCCTAATTTTCCTCCGTCGCCTGCTCCCTGA